The following coding sequences lie in one Populus nigra chromosome 15, ddPopNigr1.1, whole genome shotgun sequence genomic window:
- the LOC133674432 gene encoding probable protein phosphatase 2C 44, translating into MSRQSVAVEAGASHFTTCLFHKFMCGACLDPSYSPNSSGKGKSKSSIKKSSHGFHLVEGKSGHAMEDYHVAEYRKEKNHELGLFAIFDGHLGNRVPSYLKDHLFNNILDEPNFWKDPATAIKNAYRSTNHFILENSMELGPGGSTAVTAIVIDGKGIWVANIGDSRAVVCVGGFANQLTVDHEPHTERKRIEKQGGFVITFPGDVPRVNGQLAVARAFGDQSLRAHLSSEPDVRYVPIDSTMDFVILASDGLWKVMKNQEAVDLVKPIKDPRAAAKRLTTEALARKSKDDISCIVIRFG; encoded by the exons ATGAGTAGACAATCGGTCGCAGTAGAAGCAGGTGCTTCTCACTTCACCACCTGCCTCTTTCACAAGTTTATG TGTGGTGCCTGTCTCGATCCTTCATACTCCCCAAACTCTTCTGGTAAAGGCAAAAGTAAATCTTCCATTAAAAAATCGTCCCATGGCTTCCACTTGGTCGAGGGCAAGTCTGGTCATGCCATGGAAGACTACCATGTCGCTGAATACAGGAAAGAGAAGAATCATGAACTTGGTTTGTTTGCCATCTTTGATGGTCATCTTGGCAATCGTGTACCTAGTTATTTGAAAGATCATCTTTTCAACAACATCCTTGACGAG CCCAATTTCTGGAAAGATCCTGCCACTGCCATTAAGAACGCTTATCGCTCCACCAATCATTTCATTTTGGAGAACTCCATGGAATTAGGCCCTGGGGGCTCTACCGCTGTCACTGCAATTGTTATCGACGGAAAAGGCATATGGGTCGCAAACATTGGTGACTCTAGAGCTGTTGTGTGTGTAGGAGGCTTCGCCAATCAACTTACAGTGGACCATGAGCCACACACTGAAAGAAAAAGGATTGAGAAGCAGGGTGGCTTTGTCATAACCTTTCCTG GAGATGTACCCAGGGTTAATGGCCAACTTGCAGTTGCACGAGCTTTTGGGGATCAAAGCCTTAGAGCGCATTTAAGCTCAGAGCCTGATGTAAGATATGTGCCTATAGACTCAACTATGGACTTTGTTATCTTAGCAAGCGACGGATTGTGGAAG GTCATGAAGAATCAGGAGGCAGTTGATTTAGTGAAACCAATCAAGGATCCAAGAGCGGCAGCTAAGCGCTTGACAACCGAGGCACTGGCAAGAAAGAGTAAAGATGATATATCATGCATTGTGATCCGGTTTGGATGA
- the LOC133674792 gene encoding vacuolar protein sorting-associated protein 26B-like isoform X2, with the protein MNYLIGAFKPSCNISITFSDAKNRKQVPMKKENGQTLMVPLFHSQENIAGKISIEPLQGRKVDHIGVKVELLGQIEMYFDRGNFYDFASLVRELDVPGEIYERKTYPFEFSTVEMPYETYNGVNVRLRYVLKVTVTRAYAGSIIESQDFVVSNYSPPPPINNSIKMEVGIEDCLHIEFEYNKSKYHLKDVIIGKIYFLLVRIKIKNMDLEIRRRESTGSGANTHVETETLAKFELMDGAPVRGESIPIRLFLSPYELTPTHRNINNKFSVKYYLNLVLVDEEDRRYFKQQEITIYRLQESS; encoded by the exons ATG AATTACCTAATTGGAGCTTTCAAGCCTTCATGTAATATCTCCATCACCTTTTCCGATGCAAAAAATCGCAAGCAG GTTCCGATGAAAAAGGAGAATGGCCAAACGCTGATGGTTCCGCTCTTCCATAGTCAAGAAAACATTGCTGGAAAG ATTTCTATAGAGCCACTGCAAGGGAGAAAGGTCGATCACATTGGTGTTAAAGTTGAACTTCTTGGCCaaattg AGATGTATTTCGATAGAGGCAATTTTTATGACTTTGCGTCCCTTG TACGTGAATTGGATGTTCCTGGAGAAATATATGAAAGAAAGACGTATCCGTTTGAGTTTTCCACAGTTGAAATGCCGTATGAGACATATAATGGGGTGAATGTGAGGCTCAG GTATGTTCTGAAAGTGACTGTCACCCGTGCTTATGCAGGAAGCATAATTGAATCCCAGGACTTCGTG GTTAGCAACTATTCTCCCCCTCCACCAATCAACAACAGCATAAAG ATGGAAGTTGGCATTGAAGATTGCCTGCACATTGAGTTTGAATACAATAAAAGCAA GTATCATCTAAAAGACGTGATTATCGGAAAGATATACTTTCTTCTAGTaagaattaagataaaaaatatggaTCTTGAGATCAGGCGTCGAGAATCAACAGGATCAGGGGCCAATACACATGTTGAGACAGAGACGCTAGCTAAATTTGAGTTGATGGATGGAGCTCCTGTCAGAG GTGAATCAATTCCTATCAGATTGTTTCTTAGCCCTTATGAACTGACACCGACACATCGCAACATTAACAACAAATTTAGTGTGAAGTATTATTTGAACCTTGTTCTGGTTGATGAAGAGGATCGTCGCTATTTTAAGCAACAGGAAATTACAATATACAGGCTGCAGGAAAGTTCTTAA
- the LOC133674792 gene encoding vacuolar protein sorting-associated protein 26A-like isoform X3, whose amino-acid sequence MQKIASRFLLLNYVCSYVLIKLVGSINSSLFVIVDSLPAEVPMKKENGQTLMVPLFHSQENIAGKISIEPLQGRKVDHIGVKVELLGQIVRELDVPGEIYERKTYPFEFSTVEMPYETYNGVNVRLRYVLKVTVTRAYAGSIIESQDFVVSNYSPPPPINNSIKMEVGIEDCLHIEFEYNKSKYHLKDVIIGKIYFLLVRIKIKNMDLEIRRRESTGSGANTHVETETLAKFELMDGAPVRGESIPIRLFLSPYELTPTHRNINNKFSVKYYLNLVLVDEEDRRYFKQQEITIYRLQESS is encoded by the exons ATGCAAAAAATCGCAAGCAGGTTTCTCCTCCTTAATTATGTATGttcttatgttttaattaagttgGTTGGATCCATCAATTCATCATTGTTTGTAATTGTCGACTCGCTGCCGGCGGAGGTTCCGATGAAAAAGGAGAATGGCCAAACGCTGATGGTTCCGCTCTTCCATAGTCAAGAAAACATTGCTGGAAAG ATTTCTATAGAGCCACTGCAAGGGAGAAAGGTCGATCACATTGGTGTTAAAGTTGAACTTCTTGGCCaaattg TACGTGAATTGGATGTTCCTGGAGAAATATATGAAAGAAAGACGTATCCGTTTGAGTTTTCCACAGTTGAAATGCCGTATGAGACATATAATGGGGTGAATGTGAGGCTCAG GTATGTTCTGAAAGTGACTGTCACCCGTGCTTATGCAGGAAGCATAATTGAATCCCAGGACTTCGTG GTTAGCAACTATTCTCCCCCTCCACCAATCAACAACAGCATAAAG ATGGAAGTTGGCATTGAAGATTGCCTGCACATTGAGTTTGAATACAATAAAAGCAA GTATCATCTAAAAGACGTGATTATCGGAAAGATATACTTTCTTCTAGTaagaattaagataaaaaatatggaTCTTGAGATCAGGCGTCGAGAATCAACAGGATCAGGGGCCAATACACATGTTGAGACAGAGACGCTAGCTAAATTTGAGTTGATGGATGGAGCTCCTGTCAGAG GTGAATCAATTCCTATCAGATTGTTTCTTAGCCCTTATGAACTGACACCGACACATCGCAACATTAACAACAAATTTAGTGTGAAGTATTATTTGAACCTTGTTCTGGTTGATGAAGAGGATCGTCGCTATTTTAAGCAACAGGAAATTACAATATACAGGCTGCAGGAAAGTTCTTAA
- the LOC133674792 gene encoding vacuolar protein sorting-associated protein 26A-like isoform X4, translating into MQKIASRFLLLNYVPMKKENGQTLMVPLFHSQENIAGKISIEPLQGRKVDHIGVKVELLGQIEMYFDRGNFYDFASLVRELDVPGEIYERKTYPFEFSTVEMPYETYNGVNVRLRYVLKVTVTRAYAGSIIESQDFVVSNYSPPPPINNSIKMEVGIEDCLHIEFEYNKSKYHLKDVIIGKIYFLLVRIKIKNMDLEIRRRESTGSGANTHVETETLAKFELMDGAPVRGESIPIRLFLSPYELTPTHRNINNKFSVKYYLNLVLVDEEDRRYFKQQEITIYRLQESS; encoded by the exons ATGCAAAAAATCGCAAGCAGGTTTCTCCTCCTTAATTAT GTTCCGATGAAAAAGGAGAATGGCCAAACGCTGATGGTTCCGCTCTTCCATAGTCAAGAAAACATTGCTGGAAAG ATTTCTATAGAGCCACTGCAAGGGAGAAAGGTCGATCACATTGGTGTTAAAGTTGAACTTCTTGGCCaaattg AGATGTATTTCGATAGAGGCAATTTTTATGACTTTGCGTCCCTTG TACGTGAATTGGATGTTCCTGGAGAAATATATGAAAGAAAGACGTATCCGTTTGAGTTTTCCACAGTTGAAATGCCGTATGAGACATATAATGGGGTGAATGTGAGGCTCAG GTATGTTCTGAAAGTGACTGTCACCCGTGCTTATGCAGGAAGCATAATTGAATCCCAGGACTTCGTG GTTAGCAACTATTCTCCCCCTCCACCAATCAACAACAGCATAAAG ATGGAAGTTGGCATTGAAGATTGCCTGCACATTGAGTTTGAATACAATAAAAGCAA GTATCATCTAAAAGACGTGATTATCGGAAAGATATACTTTCTTCTAGTaagaattaagataaaaaatatggaTCTTGAGATCAGGCGTCGAGAATCAACAGGATCAGGGGCCAATACACATGTTGAGACAGAGACGCTAGCTAAATTTGAGTTGATGGATGGAGCTCCTGTCAGAG GTGAATCAATTCCTATCAGATTGTTTCTTAGCCCTTATGAACTGACACCGACACATCGCAACATTAACAACAAATTTAGTGTGAAGTATTATTTGAACCTTGTTCTGGTTGATGAAGAGGATCGTCGCTATTTTAAGCAACAGGAAATTACAATATACAGGCTGCAGGAAAGTTCTTAA
- the LOC133674792 gene encoding vacuolar protein sorting-associated protein 26A-like isoform X1, whose amino-acid sequence MQKIASRFLLLNYVCSYVLIKLVGSINSSLFVIVDSLPAEVPMKKENGQTLMVPLFHSQENIAGKISIEPLQGRKVDHIGVKVELLGQIEMYFDRGNFYDFASLVRELDVPGEIYERKTYPFEFSTVEMPYETYNGVNVRLRYVLKVTVTRAYAGSIIESQDFVVSNYSPPPPINNSIKMEVGIEDCLHIEFEYNKSKYHLKDVIIGKIYFLLVRIKIKNMDLEIRRRESTGSGANTHVETETLAKFELMDGAPVRGESIPIRLFLSPYELTPTHRNINNKFSVKYYLNLVLVDEEDRRYFKQQEITIYRLQESS is encoded by the exons ATGCAAAAAATCGCAAGCAGGTTTCTCCTCCTTAATTATGTATGttcttatgttttaattaagttgGTTGGATCCATCAATTCATCATTGTTTGTAATTGTCGACTCGCTGCCGGCGGAGGTTCCGATGAAAAAGGAGAATGGCCAAACGCTGATGGTTCCGCTCTTCCATAGTCAAGAAAACATTGCTGGAAAG ATTTCTATAGAGCCACTGCAAGGGAGAAAGGTCGATCACATTGGTGTTAAAGTTGAACTTCTTGGCCaaattg AGATGTATTTCGATAGAGGCAATTTTTATGACTTTGCGTCCCTTG TACGTGAATTGGATGTTCCTGGAGAAATATATGAAAGAAAGACGTATCCGTTTGAGTTTTCCACAGTTGAAATGCCGTATGAGACATATAATGGGGTGAATGTGAGGCTCAG GTATGTTCTGAAAGTGACTGTCACCCGTGCTTATGCAGGAAGCATAATTGAATCCCAGGACTTCGTG GTTAGCAACTATTCTCCCCCTCCACCAATCAACAACAGCATAAAG ATGGAAGTTGGCATTGAAGATTGCCTGCACATTGAGTTTGAATACAATAAAAGCAA GTATCATCTAAAAGACGTGATTATCGGAAAGATATACTTTCTTCTAGTaagaattaagataaaaaatatggaTCTTGAGATCAGGCGTCGAGAATCAACAGGATCAGGGGCCAATACACATGTTGAGACAGAGACGCTAGCTAAATTTGAGTTGATGGATGGAGCTCCTGTCAGAG GTGAATCAATTCCTATCAGATTGTTTCTTAGCCCTTATGAACTGACACCGACACATCGCAACATTAACAACAAATTTAGTGTGAAGTATTATTTGAACCTTGTTCTGGTTGATGAAGAGGATCGTCGCTATTTTAAGCAACAGGAAATTACAATATACAGGCTGCAGGAAAGTTCTTAA
- the LOC133674540 gene encoding protein REPRESSOR OF SILENCING 3 isoform X1: MVEARIVISKQNKGGGTEKKKMKMKMNGAAAAAAAAPEPAPVEAEVAAAAAAAAAEEEAVIRIFVGGLGESVSSEDLRNIFSSNKNLGLGIQSVEIIRSKGRSFAYIDFFSSSNNSLSKLFNTYNGCAWKGGKLRLEKAKEHYLARLTCEWAQDQDEDQHPLLPTPNLDHAQDDPTNKKLPISSKPSNKELLSENKQLRLFFPGLGKIKSIPFRGTGKHRYSFRRVEVPPLPKHFCDCEEHSEPPAAAAKCRHIPIMEEQGAGMDKEEITLMNSVMNKLFQMENVSDNACCEIELDKKVDDSMKTTDKPPLEENEGDIDEDDDNLIINMVSVPQETILTHQRRRFNVRQTSTDEPTQKVLQKQKRNTTPSNKKRKIVLNEESNTSEGMPAMPGGNGSLLEQQSKSDNASETLPGHSSSKEEQPKCDKFADSRDSENNKSWKQENQNEHFGRIKEVGGHKEALSTKLDSASNKPGRGYAWLNKSSWTQLVSGNNSNAFSITHILPGVTFGKVEPSKPEGLEVPSSMKSMHGDIFKKSNIVPTVDGTLAFGVRKEGNVQNRVAMSPQTVVGNAEASAPVVEKKTNSETKPVYTRDISIGETCSFMRTADSVKEWARTKAALSGSRKRKNNEK, translated from the exons ATGGTGGAGGCTAGGATAGTAATtagcaaacaaaacaaaggaGGGGGGactgagaagaagaagatgaagatgaagatgaatggagccgcagccgcagccgcagccgcacCAGAACCCGCACCCGTAGAAGCAgaagtagcagcagcagcagcagcagcagcagcagaagaagaagcagtGATAAGGATTTTCGTGGGAGGATTGGGGGAGAGCGTGAGCAGCGAAGACCTGCGCaacatattttcatcaaataagAATTTGGGCTTAGGGATTCAATCAGTGGAGATCATCAGAAGCAAAGGCCGATCCTTTGCGTACATCgacttcttctcttcttccaaCAACTCCCTCTCCAAGCTCTTCAACACT TATAATGGGTGTGCTTGGAAGGGTGGGAAGCTTAGGCTTGAGAAGGCCAAAGAGCATTATCTTGCTCGCTTGACATGTGAATGGGCTCAAGATCAAGATGAAGATCAACATCCTCTCCTTCCCACTCCTAATCTTGATCATGCTCAAGATGATCCCACCAACAAGAAACTGCCCATTTCTTCAAAGCCCAGCAACAAAGAGCTTCTTTCAGAAAATAAGCAACTTCGCCTCTTCTTCCCCGGATTAGGAAAG ATAAAGTCAATACCTTTTAGAGGAACTGGCAAACACAGATACAGTTTCAGACGTGTTGAAGTTCCTCCACTTCCCAAGCATTTCTGTGATTGTGAAGAACACTCGGAGCCTCCTGCAGCTGCAGCTAAATGCAGACACATTCCTATCATGGAAGAACAGGGTGCTGGGATGGACAAGGAAGAAATCACTTTGATGAATTCTGTGATGAATAAGCTCTTTCAGATGGAAAATGTTTCAGACAATGCATGCTGTGAGATTGAATTGGATAAGAAAGTAGATGATTCCATGAAAACCACTGATAAACCACCACTTGAAGAGAATGAAGGGGAcatcgatgaagatgatgataaccTCATAATTAACATGGTGAGTGTACCACAGGAAACCATATTAACTCATCAG AGACGAAGATTCAATGTTAGGCAAACTTCGACAGATGAACCGACTCAAAAGGTGCTCCAAAAGCAGAAAAGAAACACTACACCTTCTAATAAGAAGAGGAAAATAGTTCTCAATGAAGAAAGTAATACAAGTGAAGGAATGCCTGCTATGCCGGGAGGTAATGGGAGTTTGCTGGAACAGCAATCCAAATCTGACAATGCATCAGAAACACTGCCGGGACATTCATCTAGCAAGGAAGAGCAACCCAAATGTGATAAATTCGCCGACTCTAGGGACAGTGAGAACAATAAATCCTGgaagcaagaaaatcaaaatgaacaTTTCGGCAGGATCAAAGAAGTGGGAGGGCACAAGGAGGCTCTGTCTACCAAACTGGATTCTGCTTCAAATAAGCCAGGCAGAGGTTATGCATGGCTCAATAAATCCTCATGGACACAATTGGTTAGTGGGAATAACAGCAATGCTTTCAGTATTACTCATATCTTGCCGGGTGTTACTTTTGGAAAGGTAGAGCCATCAAAACCTGAGGGGTTGGAAGTTCCCAGTTCTATGAAAAGCATGCATGGTGATATATTTAAGAAGAGCAATATTGTTCCTACCGTAGATGGCACGCTGGCTTTTGGGGTCAGAAAGGAGGGTAATGTACAAAATAGAGTGGCAATGAGCCCGCAGACTGTTGTAGGCAATGCTGAGGCTTCTGCTCCAGTAGTGGAGAAGAAAACCAATTCAGAGACGAAGCCAGTATATACCAGAGATATTTCCATTGGAGAAACTTGTTCATTCATGAGGACTGCTGATTCAGTGAAAGAATGGGCGCGGACCAAAGCAGCTCTAAGCGGATCCCGcaagagaaaaaacaatgagAAGTAG
- the LOC133674540 gene encoding protein REPRESSOR OF SILENCING 3 isoform X2: MVEARIVISKQNKGGGTEKKKMKMKMNGAAAAAAAAPEPAPVEAEVAAAAAAAAAEEEAVIRIFVGGLGESVSSEDLRNIFSSNKNLGLGIQSVEIIRSKGRSFAYIDFFSSSNNSLSKLFNTYNGCAWKGGKLRLEKAKEHYLARLTCEWAQDQDEDQHPLLPTPNLDHAQDDPTNKKLPISSKPSNKELLSENKQLRLFFPGLGKIKSIPFRGTGKHRYSFRRVEVPPLPKHFCDCEEHSEPPAAAAKCRHIPIMEEQGAGMDKEEITLMNSVMNKLFQMENVSDNACCEIELDKKVDDSMKTTDKPPLEENEGDIDEDDDNLIINMRRRFNVRQTSTDEPTQKVLQKQKRNTTPSNKKRKIVLNEESNTSEGMPAMPGGNGSLLEQQSKSDNASETLPGHSSSKEEQPKCDKFADSRDSENNKSWKQENQNEHFGRIKEVGGHKEALSTKLDSASNKPGRGYAWLNKSSWTQLVSGNNSNAFSITHILPGVTFGKVEPSKPEGLEVPSSMKSMHGDIFKKSNIVPTVDGTLAFGVRKEGNVQNRVAMSPQTVVGNAEASAPVVEKKTNSETKPVYTRDISIGETCSFMRTADSVKEWARTKAALSGSRKRKNNEK; this comes from the exons ATGGTGGAGGCTAGGATAGTAATtagcaaacaaaacaaaggaGGGGGGactgagaagaagaagatgaagatgaagatgaatggagccgcagccgcagccgcagccgcacCAGAACCCGCACCCGTAGAAGCAgaagtagcagcagcagcagcagcagcagcagcagaagaagaagcagtGATAAGGATTTTCGTGGGAGGATTGGGGGAGAGCGTGAGCAGCGAAGACCTGCGCaacatattttcatcaaataagAATTTGGGCTTAGGGATTCAATCAGTGGAGATCATCAGAAGCAAAGGCCGATCCTTTGCGTACATCgacttcttctcttcttccaaCAACTCCCTCTCCAAGCTCTTCAACACT TATAATGGGTGTGCTTGGAAGGGTGGGAAGCTTAGGCTTGAGAAGGCCAAAGAGCATTATCTTGCTCGCTTGACATGTGAATGGGCTCAAGATCAAGATGAAGATCAACATCCTCTCCTTCCCACTCCTAATCTTGATCATGCTCAAGATGATCCCACCAACAAGAAACTGCCCATTTCTTCAAAGCCCAGCAACAAAGAGCTTCTTTCAGAAAATAAGCAACTTCGCCTCTTCTTCCCCGGATTAGGAAAG ATAAAGTCAATACCTTTTAGAGGAACTGGCAAACACAGATACAGTTTCAGACGTGTTGAAGTTCCTCCACTTCCCAAGCATTTCTGTGATTGTGAAGAACACTCGGAGCCTCCTGCAGCTGCAGCTAAATGCAGACACATTCCTATCATGGAAGAACAGGGTGCTGGGATGGACAAGGAAGAAATCACTTTGATGAATTCTGTGATGAATAAGCTCTTTCAGATGGAAAATGTTTCAGACAATGCATGCTGTGAGATTGAATTGGATAAGAAAGTAGATGATTCCATGAAAACCACTGATAAACCACCACTTGAAGAGAATGAAGGGGAcatcgatgaagatgatgataaccTCATAATTAACATG AGACGAAGATTCAATGTTAGGCAAACTTCGACAGATGAACCGACTCAAAAGGTGCTCCAAAAGCAGAAAAGAAACACTACACCTTCTAATAAGAAGAGGAAAATAGTTCTCAATGAAGAAAGTAATACAAGTGAAGGAATGCCTGCTATGCCGGGAGGTAATGGGAGTTTGCTGGAACAGCAATCCAAATCTGACAATGCATCAGAAACACTGCCGGGACATTCATCTAGCAAGGAAGAGCAACCCAAATGTGATAAATTCGCCGACTCTAGGGACAGTGAGAACAATAAATCCTGgaagcaagaaaatcaaaatgaacaTTTCGGCAGGATCAAAGAAGTGGGAGGGCACAAGGAGGCTCTGTCTACCAAACTGGATTCTGCTTCAAATAAGCCAGGCAGAGGTTATGCATGGCTCAATAAATCCTCATGGACACAATTGGTTAGTGGGAATAACAGCAATGCTTTCAGTATTACTCATATCTTGCCGGGTGTTACTTTTGGAAAGGTAGAGCCATCAAAACCTGAGGGGTTGGAAGTTCCCAGTTCTATGAAAAGCATGCATGGTGATATATTTAAGAAGAGCAATATTGTTCCTACCGTAGATGGCACGCTGGCTTTTGGGGTCAGAAAGGAGGGTAATGTACAAAATAGAGTGGCAATGAGCCCGCAGACTGTTGTAGGCAATGCTGAGGCTTCTGCTCCAGTAGTGGAGAAGAAAACCAATTCAGAGACGAAGCCAGTATATACCAGAGATATTTCCATTGGAGAAACTTGTTCATTCATGAGGACTGCTGATTCAGTGAAAGAATGGGCGCGGACCAAAGCAGCTCTAAGCGGATCCCGcaagagaaaaaacaatgagAAGTAG
- the LOC133674541 gene encoding myb family transcription factor PHL6-like, translating into MKFYSTVKSFNRRKGAMQTHPSSLNTESVGLYCLNKNLQYSAVLPDCVQPKPPNSLPQASLFLTRTLNASPILNDAVSYGSIGQPRKGTMFSASLQPSPLTIAESDLQLPTSPFLQRPLPVDHITPPSDSLFLGGQDVITEPENENLMGVLDECSGGSFTGLHCTKESLTSTEKLVLQYLSKELEIPVDDVSQNSNEAQRVSSIPVTELNHNANYRSSAAQMDDSINRLPEAATSQKQRIRWTTELHDLFVDAVKSLGGPDVATPKSILGIMNVKGLSIYHVKSHLQKYRLAKKFPETNHDKSTSTVVENKAASSNSNNDALVIESNRDVQVTEALRTQIEIQKLLHEQLKAQKELQIRIEQNEKFLRELMEQKAISIYEPSSFAVPVSEPKLLPHSPSADVSSPGQAAVNSDCYLFQPSNHKDSDTVESEKAKCPKRDRGQKEHPILH; encoded by the exons ATGAAATTCTATAGTACTGTCAAGTCCTTTAATAGAAGGAAAGGGGCGATGCAAACCCATCCTTCTTCGTTGAATACTGAGTCAGTAGGCTTatattgtttaaataaaaatctccaATATTCTGCTGTCCTGCCTGATTGCGTACAACCAAAACCACCCAATTCCCTCCCACAGGCATCCTTGTTCCTAACACGGACATTAAACGCGAGCCCTATCTTGAATGATGCTGTTTCTTATGGCTCCATTGGTCAACCTCGCAAAGGCACCATGTTCTCCGCCAGTTTACAACCATCACCTTTGACAATTGCTGAGAGTGATCTCCAGCTTCCCACCTCACCTTTCCTTCAACGTCCTCTACCTGTCGATCATATCACTCCCCCTTCAGACTCTTTATTTCTTGGAGGACAAGATGTAATTACTGAGCCTGAAAACGAAAATTTGATGGGTGTCCTGGACGAGTGCTCTGGTGGGAGCTTTACTGGTTTGCACTGCACTAAGGAGAGTTTGACATCCACTGAGAAGCTTGTACTTCAATATTTGTCCAAGGAGCTTGAAATTCCCGTCGATGACGTCTCCCAAAATTCCAAT GAAGCACAGCGAGTTTCATCGATCCCTGTCACTGAGTTGAATCATAATGCAAACTATCGTTCGTCAGCTGCACAAATGGATGACAGCATTAACCGACTTCCTGAAGCTGCAACTTCACAAAAGCAAAGAATAAGATGGACGACTGAGCTTCATGACCTTTTTGTAGATGCAGTTAAATCCCTCGGAGGCCCTGATG TTGCAACTCCAAAAAGTATACTGGGTATTATGAATGTTAAGGGCTTAAGTATCTATCATGTCAAGAGCCATTTGCAG AAATACCGCCTTGCTAAAAAATTTCCGGAGACAAATCATG ACAAGAGCACTTCCACCGTGGTAGAGAATAAAGCAGCTTCATCGAACAGTAACAATGATGCACTTGTCATTGAGTCCAATAG AGACGTGCAAGTAACAGAGGCTTTGCGCACACAAATTGAAATTCAAAAGCTGCTGCATGAGCAGCTTAAG GCACAGAAAGAGCTTCAGATACGCATTGAGCAGAATGAAAAGTTCTTGAGGGAGTTAATGGAACAGAAAGCGATTTCGATCTATGAGCCATCATCATTTGCTGTCCCTGTCTCAGAACCCAAACTGCTGCCTCACTCTCCATCTGCTGATGTTTCCTCACCAGGGCAAGCTGCAGTGAATAGTGATTGCTATTTATTCCAACCATCCAATCACAAAGACTCTGACACTGTGGAATCTGAGAAGGCAAAATGTCCTAAACGGGATCGAGGACAAAAGGAACATCCGATCCTACACTAA